tgtgcatgtgttattTAAGAAGCTGTTACAGCAGCTCAGAGTTTCTTAAAGAAGTCAAGCATCAAGCTGCAAGAGGCGCAGGCACAGACTTGTAAGAGGCTTTTCTGCTAAGAGGCTAGCCCATACACTGAAAAACCTCAGTCGTAAACCTAATCCTCAACTCTGAGAGATCTGCAGATACAGACCAACCCACAAACGGAAACATCTTTGAAGGAATCTTTGAACTGAATATGGCAGTTAGTACATCATTAAAGTTCGTTGCTAGGACACACTGCCAATGACATCACTTTTTACAGAAGGAAAGGACACAAAAAAGTCTGACCATAAtgcaaatacatatttattataatatttgaaaaaacaatcTATCAAACAAATCATAGACTGGTTTAGTTGTTTAGGTGAGAGTTCATGAATCTTCACAcaataaaacaagaaaataattaaaacgTACTATCACAGCATTGTTCAGAGATTAAATGCAGGAATTAAAAAGTTGGCAGCTCAAATTGAACTATACCACTCAATACATGTTCCAAGTCATGGGATACCAAGCCTTTGTGGTTCAAAACCCTTACATGTAACTAACGAATATGAAAGCTTCCAGTGAGGCCAGTTCAATTCAGCAGAATGGCATTCCAGGGAAGACAGTGTTCATCCAAAAAGGAGTGGCCTTCTGTGGTCCGGCTTTAGGAGAGCCAAGCAGATGTCCCTTTATGACAGAGAGATCCATTTGATTTAATTCGTGAACACCTGGTAGAGAGGCTACTCGAGTCCAGCAAGGCATTAAAGATCATCTGCAAATCGTTCACCTTGGTCCCCTCCTAATTATTATCAATTAAATTTAACTGTGGAGGTGATGAGTTGTGCTTTAAATCCGTCTAATGGATTCGCCGTGAGTTTAAGTCCACGGTAAACTGcatgggggtgtgggggtgccTGCCAGGAAAAAGTATGCACTATTGGCACTGGACTCAAGTACAAAGCTTGATCTTTAAACCCAGGGTGCGTCTATTCATGACCCAGCAGGACATTGTGTGAAATATTAAAAGTTCTAAAACTTATTTGGCTCATATACAAGAcgttataggcctacatatgatGCATCATACTAGAAAGGCACACTGCACTCTGCAAAATGTAACTGTAAAAACTGTTTTGTAAATTGTCTTTTTTATATTAAATTACatatcaatgtaaatgtaaaataactTATCTTACCGATGTTATGTTTCTAGTCAATGTATCTCAACATAACATTAGCATACAGCTTATTCTGATTCAATGGCAATTGTTAAAAAACAATGCACAATAGTTGATCTAATTGGAAACCAACCAGCCAACACGCCACGTGTACAGAAGCAGAGGAAAATCCCATGCCCTCCTGTAACTTACTCACACaacctttgaacaaaaacaacctAACTAATGGATTAATCTGACCGTAtctaaaatagaaacctgggaTGACAAGCCCTGGTAAGCTGGAGGGACGGGCCACCTGCCTATAAGAGGCAGGACGCACCCTTACACGCACCACACAGAGACAACTGTCACGGAATACATAACACACAGAGCGGGAACCAGAGGTGAGTAGATGAACTGGTCACCTTTGGGTGGGTATTCGATCCGAATAAGATAGGATTTTGCTGTGTGCCTGTCAACCTGTGTACATGTTGTGCTCAGAAATGTTCAGACTTATTTTGGTATGTTTCAAAGGGTTGGTATGATTGTACATTAGGGCTGTGGTCTGGGCCTCCTGAGTGATATCCTGGCTTTGACTTTGATTCaatcaattaaaaacaaatgcacatgtatattcatatgtattatttagtaatagggttagggttagagggctAGGACTAACTAATCATGAATATTTACATATtactattatgattattattaataataaataaacagttATGAATTGTAAATTATATTATTGATATTGTTATTACGAATTGTTAATACGAATAATGTTACTCGTAGTTGTAATAGTTTGAATAGTCAAGAGATTGTTGGGAAATTTTGTAGGCACTTCGGAATTTAGTGGGCCTCATCTTAATAGTTTAACGACTATGATAAACACGTGatctatttatgttttttatgtcTTATTGTGTCTTATGTCTTATGTCGTTTTTTGCCTCATTTGCAGGAACCCTCAACTAACCTGTCGAGATGTCAAAGTAAGCCGGCCTTCCGACCATTTACACTTGTTACACACTAAAATACATGctatattaaaatataaatgtatattcaGATTTAACCAGGTTAGTCCCATTATCGATTAAATACCACAGAGGTGAACCTTAATTTTAGACATTTACTTTGGGTGAAAAAAAGTTTGACGAAGCAGAACAGTTCTGTGATTGGAACATCCGTTCGCATAGCTTTAAGGATAGCTTTAAGGATTGAGGTACTGTATATCGTATCAGTCTCCGTTGGTTTCAATGTCATTCCTCCATACAGTTGAATGTTGGAAGTTCAATGACCTGTCACACACCAGGGGTTACTGCCCGTTTAAACCCTTTTAACAATCTCGACCACCACACCTATCTGTAATAACGTTACGTAAACAGTCTCATATATGTTAACTCTAAAAGTAGGAGGCCTACTGCCAAAAAAAACTAGAAGGAGGGATTAGGCTAAATCCCATAATAACAGAGAAGCCGGGGGGGGGTTACAACCTCTCCTATGTAACTTAGTCTTAGTATAAACATGTCTAACCTCTGTCTTTGGGCTTATCGGCTATCCTGATACCACAGATCGGGTGGATTTCACCTTGAGTGAGAAGCAGGGGAGAGCATTGAGGAAGAAACGTCTTACAAGATGCGGAAATAAATATCATCTTATATTATAGTAATATGACGCTTTATATCAATTGTCAAACTCTACTCATCCAAATCGAGTGAGAGCTGGAAACGGATAGTACAGAAACAGTATGAGTGACTAAAGAACACTTTGTCAGCTGTCAGTTTAAGAAGCAGTATGAATGGAGACAGGATATGTTCACATCGAGATCATGACGTTTTGTGATAGTTAGGCTCCTGCTTGTCCGGATTACACCATCGCCACCAGCAGTCGCCCTATTTACTAATCCATGGTTCACCTAGCGAGGGTTTGTAGTGGTtgagctgggggggaggggatcgGGGAGTTGTAATTGGCTAATCTTAGTGACATACTATGACCTTTAGGTCTCTCCAGGTTAACAGGAACCCTGATCAGTGCTCCACTATCATGTAAAGCAGTTTCACTTTTAAATTTAAAACCGTTTTGCACAATATTGTGTCAGCCTCCCTGTGTTAGCCTTCCTTTCCTGATGTGTTTAGGTCCTTTTTATCTATTGGCCTGTATGATTGATACTGTATTTGTCATCTCCTGTCCTCATATCCTGTAAACCTCTTGACTTGAAATGCCCCTTAAGTGGAAAAATACCGGATTTGGATTGGTGGATTTTGTCagtgatttattgattgattgaacagCATTGTGTGGATGTGCTATCAAGTGAATGTGTTATTCTGGAGTCATCAACAAGATTCTGTCCTTTGCCTTTCCCCCTTCTCAAACCAGAGTTTTCAAGAAGACCAGTGGCAATGGGGATGTAAGTTTCTTCTCGGACCACACTACAAGAAGCTACTGAAATTACACTTATTTCCCCCTATGAATTTCCATGAACTTGTGTATTTTCTCTATTTTCCACCTAGTTGACCCTCTACTTGGGGAAGAGAGACTTTGTGGACCATGTGACCTCTGTGGACATTGTTGGTGAGTAGCAAAGAGATTGGCTATGTGTATTAAAGCTGTTTGTTTGAGGTGTTATAATTATGATATGCACACCCAAATGCCTGCATTGTCAACTTTAGACATTAGAATTGATCAAATTTTTAGGTTTTGCTTACCAGCGCTTTTAGCATTTTGTTGAAAAGATTGTTGAAATGATacaaattgtttcaaatgaTGAAATTTGATCTTCTCTCATTTGTAGATGGGGTGCTGAAAGTCGACCCTGCAAACCTCAATGGCAGAAAAGGTAACTCAATCCCCCCTGGCCTCTATAATCCTTTTCAGTAGCAAATACAACTAAATAAAACATCTAACCTGACCATCTACGCCGCACTGACTCCCACGTCCACTGTCTTCATAGTGTTTGTGTACCTCGCCTGCGCTTTCCGCTACGGCAGTGAGGACCTGGACGTGATTGGGTTGTCCTGCAGAAGAGACATCTGGGTGAAGCGCGTGCAGGTCTTCCCAGTCCTTGCAGGGGGCATTGGCAAAACCCCCATGCAAGAAGCTCTGGTGAAGAAAGCTGGGGAGCAGGCTCACCACTTTTCTTTTGAGGTACAGAAAAGGAATTCTATGAAACTCAATATTTCTCTTCTTGTCCTGTTTGGATTAAACCAAATCATATTTTCACTTAcgtttaattattaattattattaattattttgttgttattaATTTAGGAATTCATCACATTAAGAACAAATGTTTGCTTGATTAATTGCAATCAATATCAATGACTCATCAATAAAATTCATAACTGAATCCCTTCACTGCCACTTTGTTTCATGAAAGTTTCCATCTTTTTCTTGTCTGCCTGTAATAGATGCCTAACAATCTGCCATGCTCAGTCGCTCTGCAGCCCGGACCTAGCGACAGCGGAAAGGTATGTTTACACTTTACTGTTATTTCCCTCTTTCACACAGtaccccccgcctctctctctctctctctctctctctctctctctctctctctctctctctctctctctctctctctctctctctctctctctctctctctctctctctctctctctctctctctctctctctctctctctctctctctctctctctctctctccctgccttgtttctctctctcacactctgccccccgactctctctctctctctctctctctctctctctctctctctctctcgctctctcgctctctcgctctctctctcgctctctctctctctgccccccccccactctctctctccttggatGTGTAAAtcacatgtttttctgtgtgttcttCTTGCAGGCGTGCGGTGTTGACTTTGAGCTCAAGGCCTATATTGCCAAGGCGGCTGATGACGGCGATGAGGTCATTGAGAAGAAGTGAGTATGCGTTCTCTGTTTTCAAATGCTCATCTTCTGCTTTTTAGTAAGTCAGCATACGCCGCAGATGGAAGGTGGCTTCACACTgagtcttctcctcctcgtggTTATGTTCTCGCTTCAGGGACACCTGCCGTCTGATGATCCGTAAGATCCAGTTTTCACCCGCCAGCACAAAGGCTGGCCCCAAGGCGGAAATCACATCGCCACTTCAGCTGTCGGCCTCTCTGGGAAAAGAGGTAggacaaaacaaaaactaaagtTTTCCCTCGTATTCATGATGCATGGTTATGTTACATGAAAGCATTATCTCAATTTGaacctttgttttcttttttagaaCTACTACCACGGAGATCCGATCTCTATCAACGTAAAAATCAATAATGACAGCAGTAAGGTTGTGAAGAAGATCAAAATAACAGGTATGTAATCAAAAAAGACCACAGAGACATTGTGTTAAATAGTGGTCGTCCGTACAGAATCCATCCTAATGATgaacattgtttgttttgtgttataaTTAGTTGAGCAGAATACCGCTGTTGTTCTGTACTCGTCTGACAACTACGTTAAGGCCGTCTGCAGTGAGGAGTTTGGGTAAGGCTTCCTACATAACACATGTTCTGCTACAGGCAGGGGAAACCGTTGATTTACATGCAACCTAATAATGTGATTGATCGAAAACTCAATCACTTTAAAACAGTTGTATCCCAttgttatacttttatttttcattttaattgACCTATTTCAAATTCAAGCAAATTCTAATCCATAAAATGTTAGTTAGTTTGCAAATTCCCACTTACTGTCAC
The DNA window shown above is from Gadus chalcogrammus isolate NIFS_2021 chromosome 10, NIFS_Gcha_1.0, whole genome shotgun sequence and carries:
- the arr3b gene encoding arrestin 3b, retinal (X-arrestin), which produces MCYSGVINKILSFAFPPSQTRVFKKTSGNGDLTLYLGKRDFVDHVTSVDIVDGVLKVDPANLNGRKVFVYLACAFRYGSEDLDVIGLSCRRDIWVKRVQVFPVLAGGIGKTPMQEALVKKAGEQAHHFSFEMPNNLPCSVALQPGPSDSGKACGVDFELKAYIAKAADDGDEVIEKKDTCRLMIRKIQFSPASTKAGPKAEITSPLQLSASLGKENYYHGDPISINVKINNDSSKVVKKIKITVEQNTAVVLYSSDNYVKAVCSEEFGETIEANSTFEKEFTMTPLLANNSEKRGIAVDGRLKDGDTNLASTTLCESGEKEMQGIIISYKVKVSVSLSSGGLLGSLTGSDVVAELPLILMSPKPAANWSKSVISSDLMSHSSRGASGPEMVLCTSDWMKVPPGKLHISDDGHSNVVALLTLYLNRNHFNQILYSTIGYRL